A genomic region of Bacillota bacterium contains the following coding sequences:
- a CDS encoding GNAT family N-acetyltransferase yields MIRQCDDMDFEAIYSIVNDAAQAYKGVIPEDRYSEPYMSREKLRYEIKDGVVFWGYEEGGKLVGVMGIQHVEDVTLIRHAYVKTSRRKQGIGGKLLEFLRTQTDRPILIGTWADASWAISFYKKHGFSLVSIEEKNRLLKKYWSIPDRQVETSVVLAEAKSTSY; encoded by the coding sequence ATGATTCGTCAATGCGATGATATGGATTTTGAAGCTATCTACTCTATAGTTAACGACGCGGCGCAGGCATATAAGGGGGTTATCCCTGAGGACCGTTATAGCGAGCCGTATATGTCACGCGAAAAGTTGCGTTATGAGATCAAAGACGGCGTAGTATTTTGGGGTTATGAGGAGGGTGGCAAACTTGTTGGTGTGATGGGCATCCAACATGTAGAAGATGTAACCCTTATAAGACATGCTTATGTTAAAACATCCAGACGAAAACAAGGTATAGGTGGGAAATTACTTGAATTCCTGCGCACACAGACAGACCGGCCTATTCTAATCGGCACGTGGGCAGATGCTTCCTGGGCGATCAGCTTTTATAAAAAACATGGTTTTAGCCTCGTCTCTATAGAGGAAAAGAACAGGCTATTGAAGAAGTATTGGTCGATACCAGATAGACAAGTAGAGACGTCTGTCGTGTTAGCCGAAGCGAAAAGCACAAGTTATTAA
- a CDS encoding DUF3795 domain-containing protein, with translation MSEDRKLTAYCGLYCQDCIPINRSFFKVVKEFERSLSDLNFDKYAEVKSKVNEVFNEYPRFVGMLEEIKELECQAPCREGGGNPDCKVRKCVKFKGYEGCWECGEFRSCNLLLPLKAAHGETINHNLEMIKKHGPDSWSDKRGKHYNWS, from the coding sequence ATGAGCGAAGATAGAAAACTTACCGCATACTGTGGTTTGTACTGCCAGGACTGCATACCCATAAACAGATCTTTCTTTAAGGTGGTAAAAGAGTTCGAGAGATCGCTTTCAGATTTGAACTTCGACAAATATGCTGAGGTAAAATCGAAAGTAAACGAGGTTTTCAATGAGTATCCGAGATTTGTCGGCATGCTTGAGGAAATAAAAGAGCTGGAATGCCAAGCTCCCTGCCGGGAAGGTGGCGGTAATCCTGACTGCAAAGTAAGAAAATGTGTTAAGTTTAAGGGCTATGAAGGATGCTGGGAATGCGGCGAATTCAGAAGCTGCAATTTACTTTTGCCGCTTAAAGCTGCGCATGGTGAGACAATAAACCATAACCTCGAGATGATAAAAAAGCATGGCCCTGATAGCTGGAGTGACAAACGAGGTAAGCATTACAACTGGTCTTGA